The following are encoded together in the Chromatiaceae bacterium genome:
- the cas6 gene encoding type I-MYXAN CRISPR-associated protein Cas6/Cmx6, whose amino-acid sequence MDTPKIDLRFPLTGREIPLDHGYLLFAALSSLLERPDDPWLHASAELAIHNIRGRYIGPGLLALTPESRLSIRLPAALLPRFLPLAGKAIPLGDERLRIGIPQPAVLIPAPSLYAHLVTTKNGQDEVRFDEEIARQLTALGVRGKPQRGPRRTFRVKDKRVVAHTLLVTELTADESIRLQEVGLGGRRKLGCGVFVPWEAK is encoded by the coding sequence ATGGACACCCCAAAGATCGACCTCAGATTTCCCCTTACCGGACGCGAAATTCCGCTCGACCACGGCTACCTCCTCTTCGCCGCGCTCTCCAGCCTGCTCGAAAGACCGGACGACCCATGGCTGCACGCAAGCGCAGAGCTCGCCATCCACAACATCCGCGGGCGCTACATCGGCCCAGGCCTACTCGCCCTGACCCCGGAATCCCGGCTCTCCATCCGCCTGCCCGCAGCGCTGCTCCCCCGATTCCTACCCCTCGCCGGCAAGGCGATCCCGCTCGGCGACGAGCGCCTCCGCATCGGCATCCCCCAACCCGCCGTCCTCATTCCCGCCCCCAGCCTCTACGCCCACCTCGTCACCACCAAGAACGGCCAGGACGAGGTGCGTTTTGACGAAGAGATCGCCCGCCAGCTCACCGCCCTGGGGGTGCGGGGCAAGCCCCAGCGCGGGCCGCGACGGACCTTCCGGGTGAAGGACAAGCGTGTCGTCGCCCACACCCTGCTGGTCACCGAATTGACGGCGGACGAGTCGATCCGGCTGCAAGAGGTGGGATTGGGCGGAAGGCGCAAGCTGGGGTGCGGGGTGTTTGTGCCGTGGGAGGCCAAATGA
- a CDS encoding MFS transporter, with product MMLTLADHNCRLFVWFRVLFNARFYYPVLAILFLDLGLSATQYTLLNFAWALAIVFAEVPFGVLADRLGRRPLLVAAGVCMLAEMAVLAVAPRDGGLLLFLFCLLNRVLSGMAEALASGADESLAFESLANADRRDDWPKVLAQVMHWQSLAMVLAMLLGSAVYDPQLLNRLAAWLGLAWRFDLGTTLRFPIYLNLLTAVGVLIVSLRMREPHHAPGYVLPTTQQAWQAVLEASAWIARTPLALFLILGGLLIDSVIRLFLTFGSAYFRLIDLPEASYGLIGAGLAGIGVVVSPLARRLVTGGSVLRSYLLLAAVAGLGLLGVALNVPLWGVLFALPLAAAIAGVGFVVSHYLNSAVDNRHRATVISFKGLAFNLGYGFVSLMFALALRASHETSNPEAGLAGALALLPIWFVGTVLVLALMFWRQRGVLMRRL from the coding sequence ATGATGCTCACACTGGCCGACCATAATTGCCGGCTCTTCGTATGGTTTCGGGTGCTGTTCAACGCCCGCTTCTACTACCCGGTGCTGGCCATCCTGTTTCTGGATCTGGGTCTCAGCGCCACGCAATACACCCTGCTCAACTTCGCCTGGGCACTGGCCATCGTCTTTGCCGAAGTGCCCTTCGGCGTGCTTGCCGACCGCCTTGGCCGGCGTCCCCTACTGGTTGCCGCAGGGGTCTGCATGCTCGCCGAAATGGCGGTGCTGGCGGTGGCCCCGCGCGATGGCGGGCTGCTGTTGTTCCTGTTCTGTCTGCTCAATCGCGTGCTGAGCGGCATGGCCGAGGCCCTGGCCAGCGGCGCCGATGAATCACTGGCCTTCGAATCACTGGCCAACGCAGACCGCCGCGACGATTGGCCCAAGGTGCTTGCCCAAGTCATGCACTGGCAATCGCTGGCCATGGTCCTCGCCATGCTGCTGGGCAGCGCCGTCTACGACCCGCAGCTGCTCAACCGCCTGGCCGCGTGGCTGGGTCTGGCCTGGCGGTTCGACCTGGGTACCACCCTGCGCTTCCCCATCTACCTCAACCTGCTCACCGCCGTCGGCGTGCTGATCGTCAGCCTGCGCATGCGCGAACCCCATCATGCCCCCGGCTATGTCCTGCCCACTACCCAACAGGCCTGGCAAGCCGTGCTGGAAGCCAGTGCCTGGATCGCCCGCACTCCGCTGGCCCTGTTCCTGATCCTCGGCGGTTTACTCATCGACAGCGTCATTAGGTTATTCCTGACCTTCGGCAGTGCCTACTTCCGCCTGATCGACCTGCCGGAAGCCAGCTATGGCCTGATCGGCGCCGGCCTGGCTGGCATCGGCGTGGTGGTCTCGCCCCTGGCCCGCCGACTGGTGACGGGCGGCTCGGTGCTACGCAGCTATCTGCTGCTGGCCGCCGTCGCCGGCCTGGGGCTGCTGGGCGTGGCTCTGAACGTCCCGCTGTGGGGCGTGCTGTTCGCCCTGCCGCTGGCCGCCGCCATCGCCGGCGTCGGCTTCGTGGTATCGCACTACCTCAACAGCGCCGTCGATAACCGCCACCGGGCCACGGTGATTTCCTTCAAAGGCTTGGCCTTCAACCTGGGCTACGGCTTCGTCAGCCTGATGTTCGCCCTGGCCCTGCGAGCATCCCATGAGACAAGCAATCCCGAAGCCGGCCTGGCGGGTGCCCTGGCTTTGCTGCCGATATGGTTTGTGGGCACAGTGCTGGTATTGGCGCTGATGTTCTGGCGGCAGCGTGGGGTATTGATGCGGCGGCTGTAG
- a CDS encoding YdbH domain-containing protein, with product MRPRSRGRVITRWLLGLTLLLGLAFALGGAWAWRASGLELLEWGYPRLALGELHLDRLALARTLPAGDQIRFDARDLRLTWAGLGTGKPRLEMLDIAQLKVVWRPGPAAPLPPPVAPADFQPLLANLVWLTRVTHIQGVQLDLPCPTGACRWEAGPLRLESEVLPAERGHTWKGRLLAQLPRMVVAGVEFSDLSADVLFLGNLDAADRGTLGPVLAMRGLVELSAGSVGHPALHPQAWTLSGDLDADLERLAFQGEMSAASGFAAPLALSWDAQAGLVAQVPGADLAFATGNPLAAVLIDWPTLLSLDGGAARLTLNLTAPVAKPWRGDLALDLDGLSGIQDRIAFRGLTGHLTGVLTARELRLDLPRLSLPEANAGLTLGPLTLAGQYQAPLEAPGAGILSWRQAEARLFGGRVWLEPGSLTVGKGRPTLPVRFEGVELASLLAAYPTEGLSGAGTLEGRLPVRLGAEGITIQEGTVFARAPGGQLQFRSEGLRTYGAANPALQLVVQALDDFQFDQLDSDLSYDEDGKLLLALHLSGRNPAIEGGRLINLNINLEENIPALLTSLQLSDRVSETIRERVRERVEGKAGKQGKRKARD from the coding sequence ATGAGGCCTCGATCGCGCGGGCGGGTCATTACCCGCTGGTTGCTGGGCCTGACCCTGCTGCTCGGTCTGGCCTTCGCCTTGGGCGGGGCCTGGGCCTGGCGGGCCTCGGGTCTGGAGCTGCTGGAGTGGGGTTACCCGCGCCTGGCCCTCGGGGAGTTGCACCTGGACCGCCTGGCCCTGGCCAGGACCCTGCCCGCTGGCGACCAGATACGTTTCGATGCCCGGGATCTGCGCCTGACCTGGGCGGGACTCGGGACCGGCAAGCCCCGCCTGGAGATGCTGGACATCGCCCAACTGAAGGTGGTCTGGCGACCGGGTCCGGCGGCCCCCCTCCCACCCCCGGTGGCGCCGGCGGACTTCCAGCCCCTCCTCGCCAACCTGGTGTGGCTGACGCGCGTCACGCATATTCAAGGGGTGCAACTGGATCTGCCCTGCCCCACCGGCGCCTGCCGCTGGGAGGCCGGCCCCCTGCGGCTGGAGAGCGAGGTGCTCCCGGCCGAGAGGGGCCACACCTGGAAGGGGCGACTGCTGGCCCAGTTGCCCCGGATGGTGGTGGCCGGGGTGGAGTTCAGCGACCTGAGCGCGGATGTGCTGTTCCTGGGGAACCTGGACGCCGCGGATCGGGGGACCCTGGGCCCAGTGCTGGCGATGCGCGGGCTAGTGGAGCTGAGCGCCGGGTCCGTCGGCCACCCGGCCCTGCACCCCCAGGCCTGGACCCTCAGTGGGGACCTGGATGCCGACCTGGAGCGGCTCGCCTTCCAGGGCGAGATGAGCGCCGCCAGCGGGTTCGCCGCCCCGCTGGCGCTGAGTTGGGATGCCCAAGCGGGCCTGGTAGCCCAGGTGCCCGGCGCGGACCTGGCCTTTGCAACCGGCAATCCCCTAGCGGCGGTCCTCATCGACTGGCCGACGCTGCTGAGCCTGGACGGCGGGGCAGCGCGGTTGACCCTGAACCTGACAGCCCCGGTGGCCAAGCCCTGGCGCGGGGACCTGGCCCTGGACCTGGACGGCCTGTCGGGCATCCAGGACCGCATCGCCTTCAGGGGTCTGACCGGGCATCTGACCGGGGTACTGACGGCGCGGGAGCTGCGGCTGGACCTGCCCCGCCTGAGCCTGCCGGAGGCCAACGCCGGTCTGACCCTGGGCCCCCTGACCCTGGCCGGCCAGTACCAGGCGCCCCTCGAGGCGCCCGGCGCGGGCATCCTGTCCTGGCGCCAGGCCGAGGCGAGGCTCTTTGGCGGGCGCGTCTGGCTGGAACCGGGCTCGCTGACAGTGGGTAAGGGTCGCCCAACCCTGCCGGTGCGCTTCGAGGGCGTGGAGCTGGCCTCGCTACTGGCGGCCTATCCGACGGAGGGCCTGAGCGGCGCCGGGACCCTGGAGGGGCGGCTGCCGGTGCGCCTCGGTGCCGAGGGCATAACTATCCAGGAGGGTACGGTCTTCGCCCGCGCCCCCGGCGGTCAGCTCCAGTTCCGCTCCGAGGGCCTGCGCACCTACGGCGCCGCCAATCCCGCCCTGCAACTGGTGGTGCAGGCCCTCGATGACTTCCAGTTCGACCAGCTCGACAGCGACCTGAGCTACGACGAAGACGGCAAGCTCCTGCTCGCCCTGCACCTGAGCGGCCGCAACCCGGCCATCGAGGGCGGACGTCTCATCAACCTAAACATCAACCTAGAGGAGAACATCCCCGCCCTCCTGACCAGCCTGCAACTCTCCGATCGGGTGAGCGAAACGATTCGTGAGCGGGTCCGGGAGCGGGTGGAGGGGAAAGCCGGTAAGCAGGGGAAGCGGAAGGCCAGGGATTAG
- a CDS encoding DUF47 family protein — protein MAFSLLGPAFPFGPLLERQFSLLIAASRELEALLANPAASAPAAGRVRDLEQAARLTFREVGRELGLTRLLPLERADLHALSLALEETTRALVAVAARASLYGFTAPRPAAQSLAGSLGEMLTLTARMLERLRRGDTIAAEIAAVEHLTEETDSLLLVALGELYEEEAEAAHPLPLLRWSHLLDRLETALDGAGRIATILDSLVIKHA, from the coding sequence ATGGCCTTCTCGCTGCTGGGTCCAGCCTTTCCCTTCGGCCCCCTGCTGGAACGGCAGTTCAGCCTGCTGATCGCCGCCAGCCGGGAGCTGGAGGCCCTGCTGGCGAATCCGGCGGCCTCGGCCCCAGCGGCGGGCCGGGTACGCGACCTGGAGCAGGCGGCGCGCCTGACCTTCCGGGAGGTGGGCCGGGAGCTGGGCCTGACGCGGCTCCTGCCCCTGGAGCGCGCCGACCTCCACGCCCTGAGCCTGGCCCTGGAGGAGACCACCCGCGCCCTGGTGGCAGTCGCGGCGCGGGCCAGCCTCTACGGCTTTACCGCACCACGCCCGGCGGCCCAGTCCCTGGCCGGGAGCCTGGGGGAGATGCTGACCCTGACGGCGCGCATGCTGGAGCGGCTGCGGCGGGGGGACACCATCGCCGCCGAGATTGCCGCCGTCGAGCACCTCACCGAGGAGACCGACAGCCTGCTGCTGGTGGCCTTGGGCGAGCTTTATGAAGAAGAGGCCGAGGCCGCCCATCCCCTCCCCCTGCTGCGCTGGTCCCACCTGCTGGACCGTCTGGAGACGGCCCTCGACGGGGCGGGGCGCATCGCCACCATCCTGGACTCCCTGGTCATCAAGCACGCCTGA
- a CDS encoding efflux RND transporter permease subunit, which yields MNLSELFIRRPVMTTLVMLSLLLFGLIAYHRLPISNLPSVDFPTISVTANLPGANPEIMAAAVALPLEKQFASISGIDSMTSTSALGTTTINVQFALSRNIDAAAQDISAAIAAAMGVLPPEMPNPPTYVKVNPADMPVMMLALTSQTLPLTELSDLAESRIMASLSMVEGVGQIDLAPPQKYAVRVRVNPDALAQRGIGIDEVAEALRAGNVNLPGGTLEGDVTAYTLNPEGRLLDAAAYRDLVVRYRGGNPVRLGDLGEVVDGVEKDLTHAWSIKNGEVQDAVFLRVRKQAGANAVRLTDAIKARLPGLAAALPGAATLEVLYDQSDFIRASVVDVQLTMGLTLALVVAVIFVFIRAWRPTLIPSLVIPLALIATFIVMAVLGYSLNTLSLMALTLSIGFVVDDAIVVLENIIRRMESGEGALEAALRGSREIGFTVLSMTISLAAVFIPILFMEGILGRLFREFAVAITAAILLSGFLSLSLTPMLASRLLVGAELKPTGRLARVFESGFAGLLRGYDRSLSLSLRHRGLMLILTLATLAGTVLLFQALPKGFIPTQDQGFFRIFSQIDDRTSFTDMLRHQEQLNQVLLTDPDARTANIASIVGLMGDSTGIAFLSLPPAEERDHSVDEIIARLRPPLNQIPGLIVSLVNPPLITIGSRLTSAQWQLALQGDDLTELQHYGAVMEDKLRGLEAIIDVKSDLQMRQPRVEITLDRDKAAALGLSPLQIQDAFYSAYGRRQVSTIYAAANYYYVILELDPAHREAPDALDRLYLRAEGGALVPLRSVARLTETQAPRTVNHLGQLPSATISFNLKPQASIGPVIESINQLAHETLPASVHAVFQGTAQAFQASLASMGFLLIITLVIIYIVLGILYESFLHPLTILTALPLAAFGALASLKLLGLELDMYAYVGIILLIGIVKKNGIMMVDFALEAERTRGLEPLAAIHTACLTRFRPILMTTLAALLGTLPIASGWGAGGEARQSLGVAVVGGLLFSQLLTLYVTPVFYLYLGQFARWLAGQRRAPLAS from the coding sequence GTGAACCTCTCGGAGCTCTTCATTCGGCGGCCGGTGATGACCACCCTGGTCATGCTGTCGCTGCTCCTCTTTGGCCTCATCGCCTACCACCGGCTGCCGATCAGCAATCTGCCATCGGTCGATTTTCCCACCATCAGCGTCACCGCCAACCTGCCCGGCGCCAACCCCGAGATCATGGCGGCGGCGGTGGCCCTGCCCCTGGAGAAGCAGTTCGCGTCCATCAGCGGCATCGACTCCATGACCTCGACCTCGGCCCTGGGGACGACCACCATCAATGTCCAGTTTGCCCTGTCGCGCAACATCGACGCGGCGGCCCAGGACATCAGCGCCGCCATCGCGGCGGCCATGGGGGTGCTGCCCCCGGAGATGCCCAATCCGCCCACCTATGTCAAGGTGAACCCGGCGGACATGCCGGTCATGATGCTGGCCCTGACCTCGCAAACCCTGCCCCTGACGGAGCTGTCGGATCTGGCGGAGAGCCGCATCATGGCGAGCCTCTCGATGGTCGAGGGGGTAGGCCAGATCGACCTGGCTCCGCCGCAGAAGTATGCGGTGCGGGTGCGGGTGAACCCGGACGCCCTGGCCCAACGGGGCATTGGCATCGACGAGGTAGCGGAGGCCTTGCGGGCGGGCAATGTTAACCTGCCCGGGGGCACCCTGGAGGGGGACGTGACCGCCTATACCCTCAACCCGGAGGGGCGTCTGCTGGACGCGGCGGCCTATCGCGACCTAGTGGTGCGTTATCGCGGCGGCAACCCGGTGCGCCTGGGGGACTTGGGCGAGGTGGTGGATGGCGTCGAGAAGGACCTCACCCACGCCTGGTCCATCAAGAATGGCGAGGTCCAGGACGCGGTCTTCCTGCGGGTACGCAAGCAGGCTGGGGCTAACGCCGTGCGCCTGACGGACGCCATCAAGGCCAGGCTGCCGGGGCTGGCGGCGGCCCTGCCGGGGGCCGCGACCCTGGAGGTGCTCTACGACCAGAGCGACTTCATCCGCGCCTCCGTGGTGGACGTGCAGTTGACCATGGGTCTGACCCTGGCGCTGGTGGTGGCGGTGATCTTCGTCTTCATCCGCGCCTGGCGACCGACCCTGATCCCCAGCCTGGTGATCCCCCTGGCCCTGATCGCGACCTTTATCGTCATGGCGGTGCTGGGATATAGCCTCAACACCCTGTCCCTGATGGCCCTGACCCTGAGCATCGGTTTCGTGGTGGATGACGCCATCGTGGTGCTGGAGAACATCATCCGCCGCATGGAGAGCGGCGAGGGAGCCCTGGAGGCGGCCCTGCGCGGCAGCCGCGAGATCGGCTTCACCGTGCTGTCGATGACCATCTCCCTGGCGGCGGTCTTCATCCCCATCCTCTTTATGGAAGGCATCCTGGGGCGGCTGTTCCGGGAGTTCGCCGTAGCCATCACCGCCGCCATCCTGCTGTCGGGTTTCCTGTCCCTGAGCCTGACGCCCATGCTGGCGAGCCGCCTGCTGGTGGGGGCGGAGCTCAAGCCCACCGGACGGCTGGCGCGGGTCTTCGAGAGTGGCTTCGCGGGGCTGCTGCGGGGCTATGACCGCTCCCTGAGCCTCAGCCTGCGCCACCGGGGCCTGATGCTGATCCTGACCCTGGCGACCCTGGCCGGCACGGTGCTGCTGTTCCAGGCCCTGCCCAAGGGCTTCATCCCGACCCAGGATCAGGGCTTCTTCCGCATCTTCTCCCAGATCGATGACCGCACCTCCTTCACCGACATGCTGCGCCACCAGGAGCAGCTCAACCAGGTGCTCCTGACGGACCCGGATGCCCGAACGGCGAACATCGCCTCCATCGTAGGGCTCATGGGCGACAGCACCGGCATCGCCTTTTTGAGCCTGCCCCCGGCGGAGGAACGGGACCATTCCGTGGATGAGATCATCGCCCGCCTGCGCCCGCCCCTGAACCAGATTCCAGGCCTCATCGTCTCCCTGGTGAACCCGCCCCTCATCACCATCGGCTCGCGTCTGACCAGCGCCCAGTGGCAGCTGGCCCTGCAAGGCGACGACCTGACGGAGTTGCAGCACTATGGCGCGGTCATGGAGGACAAACTCCGGGGACTGGAGGCCATCATCGACGTCAAATCGGACCTGCAGATGCGCCAGCCACGGGTTGAAATCACCCTGGACCGGGACAAGGCGGCGGCCCTGGGGCTGTCCCCGCTCCAGATCCAGGATGCCTTCTACTCCGCCTATGGCCGCCGCCAGGTCTCGACCATCTATGCCGCGGCCAACTATTACTACGTCATCCTGGAACTGGACCCGGCCCACCGTGAGGCCCCGGATGCCCTGGACCGCCTCTACCTGCGGGCGGAGGGCGGCGCCCTGGTGCCCCTGCGGTCAGTGGCGCGCCTGACGGAGACCCAGGCGCCACGCACCGTCAACCACCTGGGGCAACTGCCCTCGGCGACCATTTCCTTCAACCTCAAGCCCCAGGCCTCCATCGGCCCCGTCATCGAGTCCATCAACCAACTGGCCCACGAGACCCTGCCGGCGAGCGTCCATGCCGTCTTCCAGGGCACGGCCCAGGCCTTTCAGGCCTCGCTGGCGAGCATGGGCTTTCTGCTGATCATCACCCTGGTGATCATCTACATCGTGCTAGGGATTCTCTACGAGAGCTTCCTGCACCCCCTGACCATCCTCACCGCCCTCCCCCTGGCGGCCTTCGGCGCCCTGGCTTCCCTGAAGCTGCTGGGGCTGGAGTTGGACATGTACGCCTATGTGGGCATCATCCTGCTCATCGGCATCGTCAAAAAGAACGGCATCATGATGGTGGACTTCGCCCTGGAGGCGGAGCGTACCCGGGGCCTGGAGCCCCTGGCGGCCATCCATACCGCCTGCCTGACGCGCTTTCGGCCCATCCTGATGACCACCCTGGCGGCCCTGCTCGGCACCCTGCCCATCGCCAGCGGCTGGGGGGCGGGGGGGGAGGCACGCCAATCCCTGGGCGTGGCGGTGGTGGGGGGCCTGCTGTTTTCCCAGCTCCTGACCCTCTACGTAACGCCGGTCTTCTACCTCTACCTGGGCCAGTTCGCCCGCTGGCTGGCAGGCCAGCGGCGGGCGCCCCTGGCGTCCTAG
- a CDS encoding efflux RND transporter periplasmic adaptor subunit has protein sequence MPMRYSTALPLFLLTLLGLAACEQPRAPAPPPPVPVVTLQVATEAVPVAVEEVGRAEASNSATLLPRVGGQILRRHFEEGQAVAAGDLLYSVDPATFEAKLRSAEAQLARTQAELKYAQDEADRYAALESKRTVSRSQAEQFTNAAMVLRQAIRAQEAEVEQARLSLEYCQIHSPIPGRAGAYLANAGAFVEAYRTPLVVVNQIDPILIVFALPEARLPEVLEALKAERLEVTATVTASGESRGGGVVHFIDNTVDPATGMIKLKARFDNPDAFFWPGQFVRVRLILRTIADALLVPSEAVVNCPQGTCVFLAGADAKAELRPVKTGKTLEARTLILAGLHPGDAVVVEGQNKLKPASPLKVVGR, from the coding sequence ATGCCCATGCGATATTCGACCGCCCTCCCCCTGTTCCTGCTGACACTCCTGGGCCTGGCGGCCTGCGAACAACCGCGGGCCCCGGCCCCACCGCCCCCCGTGCCCGTGGTCACCCTGCAGGTCGCCACCGAGGCCGTACCCGTGGCGGTGGAGGAGGTGGGCCGGGCGGAGGCATCCAATTCCGCCACCCTACTGCCAAGGGTCGGCGGCCAAATCCTGAGGCGTCACTTCGAGGAGGGCCAGGCCGTGGCCGCCGGGGATCTCCTCTATTCCGTGGACCCCGCCACCTTCGAGGCCAAGCTGCGCTCCGCCGAGGCCCAACTGGCGCGGACCCAGGCCGAGCTGAAATATGCCCAGGACGAGGCGGATCGCTACGCGGCCCTGGAGTCCAAACGCACGGTATCGCGCTCCCAGGCCGAACAGTTCACCAACGCCGCCATGGTCCTGCGGCAGGCAATCCGGGCCCAGGAGGCGGAGGTGGAGCAGGCGCGGCTGAGTCTGGAGTATTGCCAGATCCATTCGCCCATCCCTGGCCGGGCCGGGGCCTACCTGGCCAACGCCGGGGCCTTTGTGGAGGCCTACCGGACACCGCTGGTGGTCGTCAATCAGATCGATCCCATCCTCATCGTCTTCGCCCTGCCAGAGGCACGCTTGCCGGAGGTGCTGGAGGCCCTCAAGGCGGAACGCCTGGAGGTGACGGCGACGGTGACGGCCTCGGGTGAGTCCCGGGGCGGCGGGGTGGTGCATTTCATCGACAATACCGTGGACCCGGCGACGGGGATGATCAAACTCAAGGCGCGCTTTGACAACCCGGACGCCTTTTTCTGGCCCGGGCAGTTCGTTCGGGTACGTCTGATATTGCGGACGATCGCCGACGCCCTGCTGGTGCCCAGCGAGGCGGTGGTGAATTGTCCCCAAGGGACCTGTGTCTTCCTGGCCGGGGCCGATGCCAAGGCGGAGCTGAGGCCGGTGAAGACCGGCAAGACCCTGGAGGCGCGCACCCTGATTCTGGCCGGCCTGCATCCGGGGGACGCCGTGGTGGTCGAGGGGCAGAACAAGCTCAAGCCGGCCAGTCCCCTCAAGGTCGTGGGGCGGTGA
- a CDS encoding S24 family peptidase produces MTDDTFDFTGCSLSEPYALQVLGNEMEPEFPDQCIVVIRPEDSCTDGMHVFVEVEGVRWFRQYRRDATGRETLVALNDLYPEIDLTGLEWRVLGVIIQRNIRRQIKHYRYQVAPLTQAPGAITLAPPVLH; encoded by the coding sequence ATGACGGACGATACCTTCGATTTCACCGGTTGCAGCCTGAGCGAGCCCTATGCCCTCCAAGTTCTGGGTAACGAGATGGAGCCGGAATTTCCGGACCAGTGCATCGTCGTCATCCGGCCCGAGGATAGCTGCACCGACGGCATGCACGTCTTCGTGGAGGTTGAGGGCGTCCGGTGGTTCCGCCAGTACCGCCGTGACGCGACGGGCCGGGAGACGCTGGTCGCCCTCAATGACCTCTATCCCGAGATCGACCTCACCGGCCTGGAGTGGCGGGTGCTCGGCGTCATCATCCAGCGCAACATCCGCCGCCAGATCAAGCACTATCGCTACCAGGTCGCACCACTGACCCAAGCCCCGGGGGCGATAACCCTCGCCCCTCCCGTCTTGCATTGA